The following are encoded together in the Arcobacter aquimarinus genome:
- a CDS encoding DUF4198 domain-containing protein — MKKLAYSILLSSIAVVSANAHEIWLDLDDKKNEAKLFFGHFDGKQTESGEKFARIKEGVSYPDGLVKDVKRDDNSITYTLSKKSDIAVVRTSEPRKARNSEIVENKISYTKAGRTSVESIIDFDIIPLAKDSNSFRLVFKNEPIKKSKVKVISPTGWEKTFEINDKGEFTIHTPWIGKYLLQASLEDETKGEIDGKTFDKTIHFIAYTIEVNQGLPWETKK, encoded by the coding sequence ATGAAAAAATTAGCATATTCAATACTTTTATCATCAATAGCCGTAGTTTCAGCAAATGCTCATGAAATTTGGTTGGATTTAGATGATAAAAAAAATGAAGCAAAATTGTTTTTTGGTCACTTTGATGGAAAGCAAACTGAAAGTGGTGAAAAATTTGCAAGAATAAAAGAGGGAGTTTCATATCCTGATGGGTTGGTAAAAGATGTAAAAAGAGATGATAATAGTATTACTTATACTTTAAGTAAAAAAAGTGATATCGCTGTTGTTAGAACATCAGAACCTAGAAAAGCTAGAAATTCTGAAATAGTAGAAAATAAAATTTCTTACACAAAAGCAGGAAGAACGTCAGTAGAATCAATTATTGATTTTGATATTATACCCCTTGCAAAAGATAGTAATAGTTTTAGATTGGTATTTAAAAATGAACCAATAAAAAAATCAAAAGTAAAAGTTATCTCTCCAACTGGTTGGGAAAAAACATTTGAAATAAATGATAAAGGTGAGTTTACAATACATACTCCATGGATTGGTAAATATTTATTACAAGCTTCTTTAGAAGATGAAACAAAAGGAGAAATTGATGGAAAGACTTTTGATAAAACAATTCATTTTATAGCATATACAATTGAGGTAAATCAAGGCTTACCTTGGGAAACAAAAAAGTAA
- a CDS encoding thiamine-phosphate kinase codes for MNKEEYFIKQFSNNKIIGDDGAFIDGFVYSMDAFFENVHFKKEWMSLKQIAYKSMIVNISDAIVMNAKPLYALLSVAIPKSYSEDDLKELAKGFKKAAQEFEIEIIGGDTISNEKLDISVTIISKSSNPIFRTGVKKDDFLCYTGTLGSSKKDLAALFKNEKISKKSKFIKPVLNPKFFYEIAPFVTASMDISDGLFFELERLSKASKIGFEFFEEIDENIGTSGEEYEILFSFNQKNLKKIEKIAKKYKIKLNIFAKAIKGSYKTDAKNHHF; via the coding sequence ATGAATAAAGAAGAATATTTTATAAAACAATTTTCAAATAACAAAATAATTGGTGATGATGGTGCTTTTATTGATGGATTTGTTTACTCAATGGATGCTTTTTTTGAAAATGTACATTTTAAAAAAGAGTGGATGAGTTTAAAACAAATTGCTTATAAATCAATGATTGTAAATATCTCAGATGCGATTGTTATGAATGCAAAGCCTTTATATGCACTTTTAAGTGTTGCAATTCCTAAATCATACAGTGAAGATGATTTGAAAGAGTTAGCAAAAGGTTTTAAAAAGGCTGCTCAAGAGTTTGAAATAGAGATTATTGGTGGGGATACAATCTCAAATGAAAAATTAGATATTTCTGTTACTATTATCTCAAAATCATCAAATCCAATTTTTAGAACTGGAGTAAAAAAAGATGATTTTTTATGTTATACAGGAACTTTAGGTAGTTCAAAAAAAGATTTAGCAGCTTTATTTAAAAATGAGAAAATTTCTAAAAAATCAAAATTTATAAAACCAGTTTTAAATCCTAAATTTTTTTATGAAATAGCTCCTTTTGTTACAGCATCTATGGATATCTCAGATGGATTATTTTTTGAATTAGAAAGATTATCAAAGGCAAGTAAAATAGGATTTGAATTTTTTGAAGAAATTGATGAAAATATTGGAACATCAGGAGAAGAGTATGAAATACTTTTTTCATTTAATCAAAAAAATTTAAAAAAGATAGAAAAAATTGCAAAA
- a CDS encoding class II SORL domain-containing protein, with the protein MPKINKYVDIDTVEREAKKDLIDRHSPFIHCASTAKKGEPFEVTVKMGNEYTHPDDFDHYIESVSLFNGETLLAKATYVPGTLGNVKAHNTTTFTIIPTGSKLNLVAHGYCTKHGIWEGTPVTVEVTE; encoded by the coding sequence ATGCCAAAAATTAACAAATATGTTGATATTGATACTGTTGAAAGAGAAGCAAAAAAAGATTTAATTGATAGACACAGTCCATTTATTCACTGTGCATCAACTGCAAAAAAAGGTGAGCCATTTGAAGTTACTGTAAAAATGGGTAATGAATATACTCATCCAGATGATTTTGATCATTATATTGAGTCTGTTTCATTATTTAACGGTGAAACATTATTAGCAAAAGCTACATATGTTCCAGGAACATTAGGAAATGTAAAAGCACATAATACAACTACATTTACAATCATTCCAACTGGTTCAAAATTAAACTTAGTTGCTCATGGTTACTGTACTAAACACGGAATTTGGGAAGGTACGCCTGTAACTGTTGAAGTTACTGAGTAA
- a CDS encoding TonB-dependent receptor domain-containing protein, giving the protein MNTKISKALAAILVSQVSLVANTVLEDVNVTTVTTAGGYEQNIADAAATISVITAEELEKKSYSDVTDALKNVPGVYVNGGGSNQTISIRGMGDSYTLYLIDGKPMNDGRLLTTNGGVAGASVNFLPPLEAIDRIEIIRGPASSLYGSDAMGGVINIITKKHSDKVTASIKTEYIKADSSNKVNNDSQNTSIYINAPLVDNLLSLQITGGYQTTDESSLQRNSTESSESEPDFERKNFGGKFIFTPDENNTITAGYSHTLQERTHNPGISLPSTNTRTYSKLEKANYNLTHEAKYDKFVVNSYLQYDNDKNNSITGRTVAGVQNPGGIEFETLTANSQGTYFFDTNSLTLGANYKKESLKDGTTNQNAKMAGKITELERYQWALFAEDTWQVTDDLALTLSGRYDNNEIFGSNLSPKVYAVYSLTDNFNLKGGVISGYKAPSLRSSSPEYMLNSMGGALLPNPDLEPEKSLTYETGIAYDNPDMGLAGSLMLFQTDFKDKITRSSRVAGSQTAGSQFYIDNPNLPFNSYGYTNQFNVDKAEIQGIEITTDYYILENLKYRHSYTYTDSEQKSGANKGNPLNDISKHMFNAGIDWDATSKLLLWTQANYRGKTGGTSSDPSDKNPSYTFVDLGAVYKYDKNLQFSAGIYNLANKEVTTEDGYDYILDGRRYSVAMNLKF; this is encoded by the coding sequence ATGAATACAAAAATTTCAAAAGCTCTTGCAGCTATTTTAGTTTCTCAGGTTTCATTGGTAGCAAATACAGTTTTAGAAGATGTAAATGTAACAACTGTTACAACAGCAGGTGGATATGAACAAAATATTGCAGATGCAGCTGCTACTATTTCAGTAATTACAGCTGAAGAGTTAGAAAAAAAATCTTACTCAGATGTAACTGATGCTCTTAAAAATGTGCCAGGTGTTTATGTAAATGGTGGAGGAAGTAATCAAACAATATCAATTCGAGGTATGGGTGATTCTTATACTTTATATTTAATTGATGGAAAACCAATGAATGATGGTAGATTACTTACAACAAATGGTGGTGTAGCTGGAGCATCAGTTAATTTTTTACCACCACTTGAAGCTATTGATAGAATCGAAATTATTAGAGGTCCTGCTTCATCTTTATATGGTTCTGATGCCATGGGAGGTGTTATAAATATTATTACTAAAAAACATTCTGATAAAGTAACAGCTAGTATAAAAACAGAGTATATTAAAGCAGATTCATCAAATAAAGTAAATAATGATTCACAAAATACTAGTATTTATATAAATGCTCCTTTAGTTGATAATCTTCTGTCATTACAAATTACAGGTGGATATCAAACAACAGATGAAAGTAGTTTACAAAGAAATAGTACAGAATCAAGTGAAAGTGAACCAGATTTTGAAAGAAAGAATTTTGGTGGTAAATTTATATTTACTCCTGATGAAAATAATACTATTACAGCTGGATATTCTCATACTTTACAAGAAAGAACACACAATCCAGGAATAAGTTTACCTTCTACAAATACTAGAACTTATTCAAAACTAGAAAAAGCAAACTATAATTTAACCCATGAAGCAAAATATGATAAATTTGTAGTTAATTCATATTTACAATATGATAATGATAAAAATAATTCAATTACTGGAAGAACAGTTGCTGGAGTACAAAATCCAGGTGGTATAGAATTTGAAACACTTACAGCAAATTCTCAAGGAACATATTTTTTTGATACAAATTCTTTAACTCTTGGTGCAAACTATAAAAAAGAGAGTCTTAAAGATGGTACAACTAATCAAAATGCTAAAATGGCAGGAAAAATAACAGAGTTAGAAAGATATCAGTGGGCATTATTTGCTGAAGATACTTGGCAGGTTACAGATGATTTAGCTTTAACTTTAAGTGGTAGATACGATAATAATGAAATTTTTGGAAGTAATCTTTCTCCAAAAGTTTATGCTGTTTATAGTTTAACTGATAATTTTAATTTAAAAGGTGGAGTTATTTCTGGATATAAGGCTCCAAGTTTAAGAAGTTCTTCTCCTGAATATATGTTAAATTCAATGGGTGGCGCACTTCTTCCTAATCCTGATTTAGAACCTGAAAAAAGTTTAACATACGAAACAGGTATTGCTTATGATAATCCAGATATGGGATTAGCTGGAAGTTTGATGCTTTTCCAAACAGACTTTAAAGATAAAATTACTAGATCTTCTAGAGTTGCAGGAAGTCAAACAGCAGGTAGTCAATTTTATATAGATAATCCAAATCTTCCTTTTAATAGTTATGGTTATACAAATCAATTTAATGTAGATAAAGCAGAAATTCAAGGTATAGAAATTACAACAGATTATTATATTTTAGAAAATTTAAAATATAGACACTCTTATACTTATACAGATAGTGAACAAAAATCAGGAGCGAACAAAGGAAATCCATTAAATGATATATCTAAACATATGTTTAATGCAGGAATAGATTGGGATGCAACTTCTAAATTATTATTATGGACACAAGCAAATTATAGAGGTAAAACAGGAGGAACATCTTCAGATCCAAGTGATAAAAATCCTTCATATACATTTGTTGATTTAGGTGCTGTTTATAAATATGATAAAAATTTACAATTTTCTGCAGGAATTTATAATTTAGCCAATAAAGAAGTTACAACAGAAGATGGATATGATTATATCTTAGACGGTAGAAGATATAGCGTTGCTATGAATTTAAAGTTTTAA
- a CDS encoding PepSY-associated TM helix domain-containing protein, translating into MHKTIWFKIHWILGITAGIILLIVGVTGAILSFEKEIMKAINSDSYYVKVIEGQDKLTTKELLEKFQASNPKAKINSISFSLDKESSTVINVASEGARRGLNIYINPYTAEVLPDLVGKDFFGFILRLHRWLAFPQEIREVGKQTVAISTVALIVLIISGIIVYWGRIKHAFFKSFTFKFKHKGRAFLSTMHSAIGMWVIPFYLLAALTGLYWSYGWYNNMLYSIAGVEKPQRQQAPQPQTQKESKSEEQKVEGQKERKTEGQRAERAQGQRPQGETSSSKFVDIQKAVEMFNIFVQRDYSSVTLRFPQKGTIYSFSYLDTDPAHYRARNTLEVDINSWQLLKHERYNDLPLNERLMKSILPLHTGEYFGLIGQIGMFIASALMALFTITGFMLYINRHKKKKPKIQQQRA; encoded by the coding sequence ATGCATAAAACAATATGGTTTAAAATACATTGGATTTTAGGAATTACAGCAGGGATAATTCTTTTAATAGTTGGAGTTACAGGAGCTATTTTATCTTTTGAAAAAGAGATTATGAAAGCTATAAATAGTGACAGTTATTATGTAAAAGTTATAGAGGGACAGGATAAGTTAACTACTAAAGAGTTATTAGAAAAATTTCAAGCATCAAATCCTAAAGCAAAGATAAATAGTATCTCTTTTTCATTGGATAAAGAATCTTCTACAGTTATAAATGTTGCAAGTGAAGGTGCAAGAAGAGGTTTGAATATTTATATAAATCCTTATACTGCTGAGGTTTTACCAGATTTAGTTGGAAAAGATTTTTTTGGATTTATTTTAAGACTTCATAGATGGTTAGCCTTCCCTCAAGAAATAAGAGAAGTTGGAAAACAAACAGTTGCTATTTCAACAGTTGCTTTAATAGTTCTTATTATAAGTGGAATTATTGTTTATTGGGGAAGAATAAAACATGCCTTTTTCAAAAGTTTTACTTTTAAGTTTAAACATAAGGGAAGAGCATTTTTATCAACAATGCATAGTGCAATAGGTATGTGGGTGATTCCGTTTTATTTATTAGCTGCTTTAACAGGACTTTATTGGTCTTATGGCTGGTATAATAATATGCTTTATTCAATAGCAGGAGTAGAAAAACCTCAAAGACAACAAGCGCCACAGCCTCAAACTCAAAAAGAATCTAAATCTGAAGAGCAAAAAGTTGAAGGACAAAAAGAAAGAAAAACAGAAGGACAAAGAGCTGAAAGAGCACAAGGTCAAAGACCTCAAGGTGAAACTTCATCATCTAAGTTTGTAGATATTCAAAAAGCTGTAGAAATGTTTAATATTTTTGTTCAAAGAGATTATTCAAGTGTAACTCTTCGATTCCCACAAAAAGGAACAATTTATAGTTTTAGTTATTTAGATACAGATCCTGCTCATTATAGAGCTAGAAATACTCTTGAAGTGGATATTAATTCTTGGCAATTGTTAAAACATGAAAGATACAATGATTTACCATTAAATGAAAGATTGATGAAAAGTATTTTACCTTTACACACAGGTGAATATTTTGGACTTATTGGACAAATTGGTATGTTTATTGCATCTGCTTTAATGGCATTATTTACAATAACAGGTTTTATGCTTTATATAAATAGACATAAAAAGAAAAAACCAAAAATTCAACAACAAAGAGCATAA